One window of Mycoplasma cottewii genomic DNA carries:
- the cysS gene encoding cysteine--tRNA ligase translates to MKIYDSLSKQVKDLDKKEITLYCCGPTVYNFIHIGNARPSILMDVFVRFLRSLNYKVNFLQNVTDVDDKIIAKALEEGTTEKELSERYTKAYLDDLTSLNVNHPDTLIPISLKMNGMIDFIKQLVDNNSAYVVDGDVYFDISKYEQQYSKLSGFKLNELIAGERVEIDSKKKNPLDFTLWKKTDVGVRWESPFGLGRPGWHTECVLLIDEFFNNQTIDIHAGGIDLKFPHHENERIQFIGLRNKELANIWMHNGHLQIEDEKMSKSLGNVILVKDFVKEHNPNTLRWIFLSSHYRLPLNINKDIIHQANKFLDKLKNLSKKIIDWSVVMNKEVNVVSQSEYVDKFNQYMQDDLNTAMVLSLIESIIKDINKNISSNQEIEILVGSLIHILNTLGFSQDIFNYQINDQDKQLYLQWKEKVKQKDFTSADQLREQLVKKGIL, encoded by the coding sequence ATGAAAATTTATGATTCATTATCAAAACAAGTAAAAGACTTGGATAAAAAAGAAATTACTCTTTATTGTTGTGGACCTACAGTTTATAACTTTATTCATATAGGAAACGCAAGACCATCTATATTAATGGATGTTTTTGTGCGTTTTTTAAGAAGTTTAAATTATAAAGTTAATTTTTTACAAAATGTAACTGATGTAGATGACAAAATAATTGCAAAAGCTTTAGAAGAAGGTACAACAGAAAAAGAACTATCAGAAAGATATACTAAAGCATATTTAGATGATTTAACTTCTTTAAATGTTAATCATCCAGATACTTTAATTCCAATTAGTTTAAAAATGAATGGGATGATTGATTTTATTAAACAATTAGTTGACAACAATTCAGCTTATGTTGTTGATGGTGATGTTTATTTTGATATTAGTAAATATGAACAACAATACTCTAAACTTTCAGGATTCAAACTTAATGAATTAATCGCTGGAGAAAGAGTAGAAATTGATTCTAAAAAGAAAAACCCACTAGATTTTACTTTATGAAAAAAAACTGATGTTGGTGTTAGATGAGAATCGCCATTTGGATTAGGTCGTCCTGGTTGACATACTGAATGTGTTTTATTAATTGATGAATTTTTTAATAATCAAACTATTGATATACACGCAGGTGGAATTGATTTAAAATTCCCTCATCATGAAAATGAAAGAATACAATTTATAGGATTAAGAAATAAAGAACTTGCAAATATTTGAATGCATAATGGACATTTACAAATTGAAGATGAAAAAATGTCTAAATCATTAGGAAATGTTATTTTAGTTAAAGATTTTGTAAAAGAACACAACCCTAACACTTTAAGATGAATCTTTTTATCATCACACTATCGTTTACCATTAAATATAAATAAAGATATAATTCATCAAGCAAATAAGTTTTTAGATAAATTAAAAAATCTTTCTAAAAAAATTATTGATTGATCAGTTGTTATGAATAAAGAAGTTAATGTTGTAAGTCAATCAGAATATGTTGATAAATTTAATCAGTATATGCAAGATGATTTAAATACAGCAATGGTATTATCTTTAATTGAATCAATCATAAAAGATATAAATAAAAATATTAGTTCAAATCAAGAAATTGAGATTTTAGTTGGTTCATTAATTCATATTTTAAATACATTAGGATTTAGTCAAGATATATTTAATTACCAAATTAATGATCAAGATAAACAATTATATTTACAATGAAAAGAAAAAGTTAAACAAAAAGATTTCACTAGTGCAGATCAATTAAGAGAACAATTAGTTAAAAAAGGAATTCTTTAA
- the rlmB gene encoding 23S rRNA (guanosine(2251)-2'-O)-methyltransferase RlmB, whose protein sequence is MEKKNLIYGRHVVLEFLNKHQNMVKTIWTKDLSYLNSINLNKSKIQVIKSTDQKLEKMFDEHVNHQGIVAEIKEFNYTPFAELLDFVNQQEKSFILMLDQIHDSYNFGAIIRSAVLLGVDGIVILDRKQVQVNPTVVKTSSGTAYDIKISKVNNLSNAISQLKDNNFWVYSTNLNSDSVDIRKVNFANKTVLVIGNEQKGVSSLVTKNSDVNIYIPSNKTIDSFNASVASSIICYEIANKLEKLS, encoded by the coding sequence ATGGAAAAGAAAAATTTAATATATGGTAGACACGTAGTTTTAGAGTTTTTAAATAAACATCAAAACATGGTTAAAACTATTTGAACAAAAGATTTGAGTTATTTGAATTCAATTAATTTAAATAAAAGTAAAATTCAAGTGATTAAATCAACTGATCAAAAATTAGAAAAAATGTTTGATGAACACGTTAATCATCAAGGTATTGTTGCTGAAATTAAAGAGTTTAATTACACACCTTTTGCTGAGTTATTAGATTTTGTGAACCAACAAGAAAAATCATTTATTTTAATGTTAGATCAAATTCATGACTCATATAATTTTGGTGCAATTATTAGAAGTGCTGTTTTACTTGGAGTGGATGGAATTGTTATTTTAGATAGAAAACAAGTTCAAGTTAACCCAACAGTTGTAAAAACAAGTAGTGGAACAGCTTATGATATTAAAATTTCTAAAGTTAACAATTTAAGTAATGCTATAAGTCAATTAAAAGATAATAATTTCTGAGTTTATTCAACAAATTTAAATAGTGATTCAGTTGATATAAGAAAAGTTAATTTTGCTAATAAAACAGTTTTAGTAATTGGTAATGAACAAAAAGGTGTAAGTAGTTTAGTTACTAAAAATAGTGATGTAAATATTTATATACCTTCAAATAAAACAATTGATTCATTTAATGCAAGTGTTGCTAGTTCTATTATTTGTTATGAGATAGCAAATAAGTTAGAAAAATTATCTTAA
- the rpmG gene encoding 50S ribosomal protein L33 — protein MSKQVKRKITLVCEECLNRNYQVNKSTLTQKERLQLKKYCANCTRHTLHKETR, from the coding sequence ATGTCTAAACAAGTTAAAAGAAAAATAACATTAGTTTGTGAAGAATGTTTAAATAGAAACTATCAAGTTAACAAATCTACATTAACTCAAAAAGAAAGATTACAACTAAAAAAATATTGTGCAAACTGCACTAGACATACACTACATAAGGAAACAAGATAA
- the secE gene encoding preprotein translocase subunit SecE, which translates to MDKDLNKTNVETNTTENNNSVSTTSNSKIKISKKTKKKLKVKKEKEPRDIKLMFKEFPIKMVKEISKIRWSGSDSLSKKFIIVILFMLIFAVIFYSLDLGIQQLFQLIKVF; encoded by the coding sequence ATGGATAAAGATTTAAATAAAACTAACGTTGAGACTAATACAACTGAAAATAATAACTCAGTTTCTACTACTTCAAATTCTAAAATTAAAATCTCAAAAAAAACTAAAAAGAAATTAAAAGTTAAAAAAGAAAAAGAACCTAGAGACATTAAATTAATGTTTAAAGAGTTTCCAATAAAAATGGTTAAAGAAATTTCTAAAATTAGATGATCAGGATCTGATAGTTTAAGTAAAAAGTTTATAATTGTTATTTTATTTATGCTTATTTTTGCGGTTATATTTTATAGCTTAGACTTAGGTATTCAACAATTATTTCAATTGATTAAAGTATTTTAA
- the nusG gene encoding transcription termination/antitermination protein NusG produces the protein MTNEEIRKLEDEILTAKGQWFVISCQTGHEEKVSADLLQKIKSANIEDEIFHIKISKGLVTTKSGKETEKNKFPGYIFINMIMSERAWFLIRNTPGVTGFIGSSGRGAKPSPLTTEETLKMLLPDTAIEKEDQAVEKTKNEAVAKKPLFTADFKVGDVVKIKTGLHEGEEGKVKDMDYSKGVAFVTIEMFGRWTVLEISFKNVEPIKEY, from the coding sequence ATGACAAATGAAGAAATAAGAAAATTAGAAGATGAAATATTAACTGCTAAAGGTCAATGATTTGTAATTAGTTGTCAGACAGGTCATGAAGAAAAAGTTTCAGCTGATTTATTACAAAAAATAAAATCTGCAAACATTGAAGATGAAATATTTCACATTAAAATCTCAAAAGGACTAGTAACAACAAAATCTGGAAAAGAAACTGAAAAAAATAAATTCCCTGGTTATATTTTTATAAATATGATTATGAGTGAAAGAGCATGATTCTTAATCAGAAACACTCCAGGAGTAACTGGATTTATCGGTTCAAGTGGACGTGGAGCTAAGCCTTCCCCTTTAACAACTGAAGAAACTTTAAAAATGTTATTACCAGATACAGCTATTGAAAAAGAAGATCAAGCTGTTGAAAAAACTAAAAATGAAGCTGTTGCTAAAAAACCTTTATTTACAGCTGACTTTAAAGTTGGAGATGTTGTTAAAATCAAAACTGGACTTCATGAAGGTGAAGAAGGAAAAGTTAAAGATATGGATTATTCAAAAGGTGTTGCATTTGTTACTATTGAAATGTTCGGTAGATGAACAGTTTTAGAAATTTCATTTAAAAATGTTGAACCAATTAAAGAATACTAA
- the rplK gene encoding 50S ribosomal protein L11, which yields MAKKITRIAKLEFMAMQAKPGAELASLGINMPEFTRQFNDATKDRAGDVVPVIITAYDDKSFEFVLKTTPAAAMLKKAAKIDKGASNAKTQTVATISAEDVRKIAEYKMPDLNANTIEAAMKQIAGTAKNMGIKVTGMEDIK from the coding sequence GTGGCTAAAAAAATCACACGTATAGCTAAATTAGAATTCATGGCTATGCAAGCAAAACCAGGAGCAGAATTAGCTTCATTAGGTATCAACATGCCTGAATTTACAAGACAATTTAACGATGCTACTAAAGATAGAGCAGGAGATGTTGTTCCTGTTATTATTACAGCTTATGATGACAAATCATTTGAATTCGTTTTAAAAACTACACCAGCTGCAGCTATGTTAAAAAAAGCAGCTAAAATTGATAAAGGTGCAAGCAACGCAAAAACTCAAACAGTTGCAACTATTTCAGCAGAAGATGTTAGAAAAATTGCTGAATACAAAATGCCTGATTTAAATGCAAACACTATTGAAGCAGCTATGAAACAAATCGCAGGAACAGCTAAAAACATGGGAATCAAAGTTACAGGTATGGAGGATATTAAATAA
- the rplA gene encoding 50S ribosomal protein L1 has protein sequence MAKISKRFKEALAKVEKHKLYPVQDALQLAKDTSTTKFDSTVEVSFNLNIDPRKADQQIRGAIVLPAGTGKSQRILVLTNTKVKEAEQAGADIVGGEDLINKIKNENWFEFDVIVATPEMMAKLGAIGKILGPKGLMPNPKTGTVTMDVANAIDEIKKGKVEYRADKEGNVHLIIGKSSFDVNKLEQNFKTVVDEIRRVKPQTVKGDYIINVSVSTTMGPGIKVQL, from the coding sequence ATGGCTAAAATAAGTAAAAGATTCAAAGAAGCTTTAGCTAAAGTTGAAAAACACAAATTATATCCTGTACAAGACGCTTTACAATTAGCTAAAGATACTTCAACAACTAAATTTGATTCAACTGTTGAAGTTTCATTTAACTTAAACATTGACCCAAGAAAAGCTGATCAACAAATTCGTGGTGCTATAGTTTTACCTGCAGGAACAGGAAAAAGCCAAAGAATTTTAGTTTTAACAAACACTAAAGTTAAAGAAGCAGAACAAGCTGGTGCTGATATCGTTGGTGGAGAAGACTTAATCAACAAAATCAAAAACGAAAACTGATTTGAATTTGATGTTATTGTTGCTACTCCAGAAATGATGGCAAAATTAGGAGCAATCGGAAAAATTTTAGGTCCAAAAGGATTAATGCCAAACCCAAAAACTGGAACAGTTACTATGGATGTTGCTAACGCAATTGATGAAATTAAAAAAGGTAAAGTTGAATACCGTGCTGACAAAGAAGGAAACGTTCACTTAATTATCGGAAAATCATCATTTGATGTAAACAAATTAGAACAAAACTTCAAAACTGTTGTTGATGAAATCAGAAGAGTTAAACCTCAAACTGTTAAAGGTGATTACATCATTAACGTAAGTGTTTCAACAACAATGGGGCCAGGAATCAAAGTTCAATTATAA
- a CDS encoding folate family ECF transporter S component yields MATNVIGYSKVFGFKIQLGNFLLFLCGMLLGPLAGPLAGLLSDLTGLLISGGVPHFGFTLIKVMYGFLGALVFLPKQDKKIYFVLSIVGLMLTSVALHLLVITPLSFASYGGTTSTRQGLIVVKMIQRAILVPIEWASYSALVIACFEISWIVLRDNPKIEYQLWCARKGAPKFLSDKWEKNKVENIVQVENNQKLS; encoded by the coding sequence ATTGCAACTAATGTGATCGGATATTCAAAAGTATTTGGTTTCAAAATCCAATTAGGTAATTTCTTATTATTCTTATGTGGAATGCTTTTAGGACCATTAGCTGGACCATTAGCTGGTTTATTAAGTGATCTTACTGGATTATTAATTTCTGGAGGAGTTCCACACTTTGGATTTACATTAATTAAAGTTATGTACGGATTTTTAGGTGCATTAGTATTTTTACCAAAGCAAGATAAAAAAATATACTTTGTTTTAAGCATTGTAGGACTAATGTTAACTTCAGTAGCATTACACTTACTAGTTATTACACCATTATCATTTGCTTCATATGGAGGAACAACATCAACTAGACAAGGTTTAATTGTTGTTAAGATGATTCAAAGAGCTATACTTGTTCCTATTGAATGAGCATCTTATTCAGCATTAGTAATAGCTTGTTTTGAAATATCTTGAATTGTTTTAAGAGACAATCCAAAAATAGAGTACCAATTATGATGTGCTAGAAAAGGAGCACCAAAATTCTTATCTGATAAATGAGAAAAAAATAAAGTTGAAAATATAGTACAAGTTGAAAATAATCAAAAACTATCATAA
- the rplJ gene encoding 50S ribosomal protein L10 — protein MSNSRPNHAKKAEIVSEIVSKIQNAQGVAVAEYKYLTVADMTELRLEALKQNIDVKVYKDSLVRRAVEELGLSDLSPFLTQQNVFIFSNEDSISAAKLVAKFAKKNENLKLKAGIYEGKVVDTAGINEVASLPSKEELYSMFASSLLYPLRKVMAAINAVAETKSN, from the coding sequence ATGTCAAACTCAAGACCTAATCATGCTAAAAAAGCTGAAATAGTTTCTGAAATTGTTTCAAAAATTCAAAACGCTCAAGGTGTTGCTGTTGCTGAATATAAATACTTAACAGTTGCTGACATGACAGAATTAAGATTAGAAGCTTTAAAACAAAATATTGATGTTAAAGTTTATAAAGATTCTCTTGTTAGAAGAGCTGTTGAAGAATTAGGATTAAGCGATTTAAGTCCATTCCTAACTCAACAAAACGTGTTTATATTTTCAAACGAAGATAGCATCAGTGCTGCTAAATTAGTAGCAAAATTTGCTAAGAAAAATGAAAATCTTAAATTAAAAGCTGGTATCTACGAAGGAAAAGTTGTTGATACAGCTGGAATCAACGAAGTTGCTTCTTTACCTTCAAAAGAAGAACTATACTCAATGTTTGCTTCAAGTTTACTATACCCATTACGAAAAGTTATGGCAGCAATCAACGCAGTTGCTGAAACTAAAAGCAATTAA
- the rplL gene encoding 50S ribosomal protein L7/L12 — MAITKEDIIKALEEMKLNELNDLVKSIEDHFGVVASVGVAAAAAPEAGNAAPSEVSVLLTAAGPQKVAVIKVVKELTGVGLMDAKKMVDGTMPVVIKENIKPEEAEEIKAKLVEAGASVDIK; from the coding sequence ATGGCTATTACTAAAGAAGATATTATTAAAGCATTAGAAGAAATGAAATTAAACGAATTAAACGATTTAGTTAAATCAATCGAAGATCACTTCGGTGTTGTTGCATCAGTAGGTGTTGCAGCAGCAGCTGCTCCAGAAGCAGGAAACGCAGCTCCAAGTGAAGTTTCAGTTCTTTTAACAGCTGCAGGACCACAAAAAGTTGCAGTTATTAAAGTTGTTAAAGAATTAACTGGAGTTGGATTAATGGATGCTAAAAAAATGGTTGACGGAACAATGCCAGTTGTAATTAAAGAAAACATCAAACCAGAAGAAGCTGAAGAAATCAAAGCTAAATTAGTTGAAGCTGGAGCTTCAGTAGACATTAAATAA